The Streptococcus sp. DTU_2020_1001019_1_SI_AUS_MUR_006 sequence GGCGACTGTGGAGGTAGATTGTCTCCATTTCTCCCGCTATTTGATGGTTGTAAAAATCAAAACTGGCTTCATACTGAAGATCTGTTGCATTACGCAAGCCACGCACCAAGATCTCTGCACCTAATCTTCTAGCAACATCAACGACTAATTCATCGTGAGAAGCTATGACTTGGACATTTTTCAGATGTGCCACTGCTTTTTCAACAGTTTTCTTTCGGCTCTCTATCGGTAAAAATCCCGTTTTATGTGGATTATAAAAAATTCCTACATACAATTGATCAAAGAGCTTACTTGCACGCTCAATGAGATCCAAATGTCCATTGGTCATCGGATCAAAGGAACCTGTAAATAGCCCAATCTTATCTGACATAAACCGTCACCTTACTAATCCCATATATTTTTTCCTTCCAGATGCCCAAACAAGCGATTTCTTCTGGAAGTTCTACTGATTTATCGGTTTCACAAACCACCATGACATCCTCTGAAAAAAGATTTCTCTCCGCCATTTTTTCAATATCTGACACGATTTGTTCTTTTGCATAGGGAGGGTCCAAAAAAATAAGATCAAAGACACCATCAACCTGTTCTAATGCACGACTGGATTCCATTTTCAATAATTGAAACTTGGAGGTTTCCTTAGTCATTCGGATATTTTCTGCGACTATATTCTGGGCTCGGCGATCCTTCTCAACCAGAACGGCACTGGACATCCCTCTTGAGACTGCTTCGATGGATAGACCACCACTGCCAGCATAAAGATCTAGCACACGCCCACCTTCAAAGTAGGGACCAATCATATTAAAAATAGCGCCCCTTACCTTATCTGAAGTAGGTCGAGTTGTTTTACCGTCCAGCGTCTTTAACGGACGCCCTCCGTAGATTCCTGATACGATTTTCATACCGTATATTATACCAAATTCTTATCAAAAAAAGAAAATCGAACCTTACGGCTCGATTGATTAAAGAATATTTTCGTAGGTGTCTCTCACTTCTCGTGGCCAAACACTGGTTTGGACTTCACCGATATGCTTCTTACGAAGCAGGAACATAGCCATACGAGACTGGCCAATTCCTCCACCGATTGTCAAAGGGAAGAGTCCGTTTAGGAGAGCCTTATGCCATTCTAAAGTTAGACGGTCTTCGTCTCCTGTGATAGCTACTTGGCGACGGAGAGTGTCTTCATCGACACGAATGCCCATTGAAGACAATTCAAAGGCTGCACCCAAATTATCATTCCAAACAAGGATGTCCCCATTCAAGCCATGATAGCCATTTTCAGACTCAGTTGTCCAGTCATCATAGTCTGGTGCACGTCCGTCATGAGGTTTTCCATCTGACAATTCTCCACCGATACCAATTAGGAAGACCGCACCGAACTCCTTACAGATAGCATTTTCACGTTCTTTAGGTGTCAAGTCTGGGTAGCGTTCTACCAACTCTTCTGTATGGATAAAGGTAATTTGTTTAGGTAGAATTGACTCAATGTCGTAGCGAGCTTCTACTGCTAACTCTGTCAAACGAATAGCCTTATAAATCTTTTCTACCGTTTCTTTAAGATAGGCAAGATTGCGTTGTCCGTTTGGAATGACCTTTTCCCAGTCCCACTGGTCTACATAGACTGAGTGAGTCGCATCTAGGGAATCTTCGTCTGGACGAAGAGCCTTCATGTGAACGAAGAGGCCTTCTCCCTCACCAAAACCAAAACGGGCTAAGGTATGGCGTTTCCACTTAGCAAGGGAATGCACTACTTCATAGGTTTCATCTGGAATTTGCAAAACCTTAACAGAAACTGGATGTTCAATCCCTGAAAGGTTATCCTGCATCCCGTCCCCAACCTTACTCAAGATTGGCCCCTGCACTTCTACAACTTCTAACTTATCTTTCAAATACTGGGTAAAGGTATTTTTTACAAAGGAAATTTCTTCCTGTTGATGGATAAAACTTTTCTTCATACATCTCTCCTTTTAAATAATAAGATGATTATACCCTTTTGCTAGTAAAAATAAAAGTAAAAATTTAAAAAAGAGCTCATTTGAGCTCTAAAAGTATTAATCGTCACTTCCAAAGATACGCAAGAAGCTGAGGAAGAGGTTGATAAAGTCGAGGTAGAGGCTAAGCGCCAATGAAATTGCCCAACCTGTAGCGACTTGACCATTTGATTCTTCATAAACATAGCGAATCTTTTGGTTATCCCAAGCAATCAAACCTGCAAAAACAAGAACCATGACAATACTGATAATGTAGTCGAAGAGACCACTGTTTAAGAATACATTGACAATCATAGCCAAGATAAGACCCACCAGGGCTCCAATCAAAGCACGTCCGATACCACTCAAGTCCTTTTTAATCACAACTCCGATAATTGCCATGACAAAGAAGAGGGCAGCGCTAGAAATGAAAGCCGTTAGAACCGTTCCTGGTAGATAGAGCGACACGATGAAACTCAGTGAAAAACCGTTCACTACTGAATAGATGAGAAACATCGGAAGAGCTGCTGGGCTATTTTTATAAGCCATATTACTTGCTGCAATGACAAGAGCAACTTCAACTACTCCTGTCACGATTAGCCATATGCGGGCATTAAGCATCAACTGAACAAGAAGGTCTTGGAAGGTTGTTAACATCAAGGCTGAAACAAGTGCGGATAAGGCAATCCCAATTCCTACAAAAGCATAAACTTTTGCATAAAATTGATTCAAACCTGAACGTTCTTGAATAATTGTTTGATTCATATCTTTTTCTCCTTATGAAATCTTTTTACTGATTATAACAAAAATAAACTATTTTAACTCAAATAAAACATGAGTATGCCTGCAGCAATGGCAACGTTGAGACTTTCTGCCTGCCCTTTCATGCTGATGTGGACCAATTGGTCTGCCTGGTCTGTCATGAATGAACTAATGCCTTGACCTTCATTTCCCATGACCAAGGCAAAATCCTCTTGACGAGCCAGTTCACGATAATTTTTAGAGTTTTGTGATAAGGTGGTGGCTAGAATGGGCAAGTGATTCTTTTTAGCCTCTTCAACAAATGTTTCAACAGGCATACGATAAATCGGCAAATGAAAATGGCTACCCTGCATGGAACGAAGTGTTTTGAGGCTGTAGATATCAGCCGACTTGCTTGAAACGATGACTCCAGAAAAACCTGCTGCATCTGCCGTCCGAATCATAGTCCCCACATTTCCAGGATCCTGCACATCTTCTAAAAAGAGATACTTTCCTTGGCTCAAATCTGGTAACTGATCCTCCTCCTTTTGAACAATGGCAACAATGCCCTGAGGTGTTTGGGAATCTGCTAAATCGAGCAAGATTTCTTCGGTTACAAAAACAGTCTGAGGATAGGCTACTAATTTCTCATCATACTCTGCAAGGGCAAATATTTTCTCAATCTTTGCACCAGCCTGAACGGCTTCTTCAAACAGATGCCATCCCTCAATCAGATATGAGGTTTTCCGGTATTTTTTTTGATGTAATTTTTTGGCATTTTTCACCACAGAATTGGCTTTAGAGGTTATAATAGTCATAGAAATATTATAACACAATCAAGGAGGTTTGGTATGCAAAAGGTTAAAATGATCGCCCAAGGTCGCGTCCAAGGAGTGGGCTTCCGCTGGGGTGTCTATACCCTAGCTCTAGAACTAGGTGGCATTACGGGTCGTGTCTGGAACAACGATGACGGAACCGTTGAAATTCTTGCCCAAGCAGAGTCTTCAGCCATCATGGCTAAATTTATCCAAGAGATCCGAAAAGGCCCTACCCCATTCTCTAAAGTAACCTATCTTGATGTTCAATTGAGTAACTTTCCATCTTATTCAGACTTCAAAGTCGCAAATTAGGTCTCTAGAACTATTGTATATTTTCCAAAAAAACAGTAGAATAGAAAGGTATAATTTTTAAAGAAGGAATAAAAACAGTGAAATCAATTAAACGAATCGCTCTCTCAGTCATGGGAGTGGCTATGCTATTAGTCTTGACAGGTTGTGTCCAGGTTGATAAATCAACAGGACTCCCAACTGGACCCGTTTGGGATTTCTTGGGTGCTCCAATGGGAGAAGCTATCAAATACTTCGCTAATGATCAAGGTCTCGGTTTCGGTGTTGGGATCATCATCGTAACCATTATCGTTCGCTTGATTATCCTCCCACTTGGTATCTACCAATCATGGAAGGCGACCCTTCACTCTGAAAAGATGAATGCTCTCAAGCACGTCCTTGAACCACATCAGACTCGCCTGAAAGAAGCAACGACACAAGAAGAAAAATTAGAAGCTCAACAAGCTCTCTTTGCTGCTCAAAAAGAGCACGGCATCAGCATGTTTGGCGGCGTGGGATGTTTCCCTATCCTCATTCAAATGCCTTTCTTCTCTGCTATCTACTTTGCTGCCCAACATACTGAAGGAGTTGCCCAAGCAAGCTACCTAGGAATTCCTCTAGGCTCACCTAGTATGATTTTGGTTGCCTTTGCTGGTATCCTTTACTATCTTCAATCACTCCTTTCTTTACATGGAGTTGAGGATGAAACTCAAAGAGAACAAATCAAGAAGATGCTCTATATGAGCCCTCTCATGATTGTCGTGTTCTCTGTCTTCTCACCAGCCAGCGTTACACTTTACTGGGTTGTCGGTGGTTTCATGATGATTCTTCAACAATTTATCATCAACTACATCGTTCGTCCAAAACTTCGTAAAAAAGTACGCGAAGAATTTGCTAAGAACCCACCAAAAGCAAGCAAAACTTCAAGCACTCGTAAAGATGTAACCCCTGAACCAGCAACAGCTATCACAACTTCTAATAAGAAGAAAAACAAAAAGCGCAATGCTGGTAAACAACATTCTAGATAAAAAATAAAAGGCTTAGCTTAAATGCTGAGCCTTTTCTATAGTCAAAAAGAGGCCGAGAAAAAATTCCGACCTCTTCTTTCATTTTATCCATGTACACGTTTCATGTAATCTTGATAGCTTTCTGTATCCATCAATTCCTTAGCATTCTTAACACGATCTGCTGTTGGAGGTTTAACTCCTTCAAGTGAATACGGAATCCCAAGCTCACGCCATTTGAACTCACCCATAGTGTGATAAGGCAAGATTTCAAACTTATCAACATTTTTGAGAGTTTTTACAAACTTACCAAGTTCAATCAAATCTTCATCGCGGTCTGTCAATCCTGGCACTAGCACGTGACGAATCCAAACAGGTTTACCGATTTCTGACAAGTACTGAGCACAAGCCAGAATATTTTTATTGGTTTGACTGGTAACAATCTTGTGTTGTGCTTCGTTGATTTCCTTGATATCAAGGAGAACCAAGTCTGTCACGGCCATTAACTTGTTGAACTTTTCTAGATAGCGTGGTTTGTTACGGAATGGAAGGGCACAAGTATCCAAGGTACAGTGGATACCTTTTTCCTTTGCCTTAGTAAAGAGGGCAATCAAGAAATCAATCTGCAAGAGGGCTTCTCCTCCACTGACTGTGATACCTCCCTTGTCACCCCAGAAACCACGATAACGAAGCGCTTCTTCTAGAACATCATCTACTGTTCGTACACGAGATTTATTTGTTTCCATAGCCCAAGTATCTGGGTTATGGCAATATTGGCAACGCATCTGACAGCCTTGCAAAAAGACAATAAAACGAATCCCAGGGCCATCTACCGCCCCAAAACTCTCTGTCGAATGCACCATTCCTGTCACTTGTCCATAGTCAATTATTTCCTCAGACATATCGTTACCTTCCTTGAAAACGTTTTATAGTCTTTATTATACCATGACTGAAAAGAAAAACCACAGATTTTGCCTATTTTTTAGAAAACAATCTGTTTTTCACTTTCAACTTTCATGATTTTCAAAATATTTATTAATCCTTGTCAAAATCAAAGCCATAGAGAGTCGCAAAATAGTCCTCTGGTCGCTCGGCTCGGCGGATCAAGCGTGCTCCACCAT is a genomic window containing:
- the coaD gene encoding pantetheine-phosphate adenylyltransferase is translated as MSDKIGLFTGSFDPMTNGHLDLIERASKLFDQLYVGIFYNPHKTGFLPIESRKKTVEKAVAHLKNVQVIASHDELVVDVARRLGAEILVRGLRNATDLQYEASFDFYNHQIAGEMETIYLHSRPEHVYISSSAVRELLKFGQDISGYVPNAVLEELNNEEKN
- the rsmD gene encoding 16S rRNA (guanine(966)-N(2))-methyltransferase RsmD, with protein sequence MKIVSGIYGGRPLKTLDGKTTRPTSDKVRGAIFNMIGPYFEGGRVLDLYAGSGGLSIEAVSRGMSSAVLVEKDRRAQNIVAENIRMTKETSKFQLLKMESSRALEQVDGVFDLIFLDPPYAKEQIVSDIEKMAERNLFSEDVMVVCETDKSVELPEEIACLGIWKEKIYGISKVTVYVR
- a CDS encoding acylphosphatase, whose protein sequence is MQKVKMIAQGRVQGVGFRWGVYTLALELGGITGRVWNNDDGTVEILAQAESSAIMAKFIQEIRKGPTPFSKVTYLDVQLSNFPSYSDFKVAN
- the pflA gene encoding pyruvate formate-lyase-activating protein; its protein translation is MSEEIIDYGQVTGMVHSTESFGAVDGPGIRFIVFLQGCQMRCQYCHNPDTWAMETNKSRVRTVDDVLEEALRYRGFWGDKGGITVSGGEALLQIDFLIALFTKAKEKGIHCTLDTCALPFRNKPRYLEKFNKLMAVTDLVLLDIKEINEAQHKIVTSQTNKNILACAQYLSEIGKPVWIRHVLVPGLTDRDEDLIELGKFVKTLKNVDKFEILPYHTMGEFKWRELGIPYSLEGVKPPTADRVKNAKELMDTESYQDYMKRVHG
- a CDS encoding Bax inhibitor-1 family protein, with translation MNQTIIQERSGLNQFYAKVYAFVGIGIALSALVSALMLTTFQDLLVQLMLNARIWLIVTGVVEVALVIAASNMAYKNSPAALPMFLIYSVVNGFSLSFIVSLYLPGTVLTAFISSAALFFVMAIIGVVIKKDLSGIGRALIGALVGLILAMIVNVFLNSGLFDYIISIVMVLVFAGLIAWDNQKIRYVYEESNGQVATGWAISLALSLYLDFINLFLSFLRIFGSDD
- a CDS encoding RNA methyltransferase produces the protein MTIITSKANSVVKNAKKLHQKKYRKTSYLIEGWHLFEEAVQAGAKIEKIFALAEYDEKLVAYPQTVFVTEEILLDLADSQTPQGIVAIVQKEEDQLPDLSQGKYLFLEDVQDPGNVGTMIRTADAAGFSGVIVSSKSADIYSLKTLRSMQGSHFHLPIYRMPVETFVEEAKKNHLPILATTLSQNSKNYRELARQEDFALVMGNEGQGISSFMTDQADQLVHISMKGQAESLNVAIAAGILMFYLS
- the yidC gene encoding membrane protein insertase YidC — encoded protein: MKSIKRIALSVMGVAMLLVLTGCVQVDKSTGLPTGPVWDFLGAPMGEAIKYFANDQGLGFGVGIIIVTIIVRLIILPLGIYQSWKATLHSEKMNALKHVLEPHQTRLKEATTQEEKLEAQQALFAAQKEHGISMFGGVGCFPILIQMPFFSAIYFAAQHTEGVAQASYLGIPLGSPSMILVAFAGILYYLQSLLSLHGVEDETQREQIKKMLYMSPLMIVVFSVFSPASVTLYWVVGGFMMILQQFIINYIVRPKLRKKVREEFAKNPPKASKTSSTRKDVTPEPATAITTSNKKKNKKRNAGKQHSR
- the asnA gene encoding aspartate--ammonia ligase — translated: MKKSFIHQQEEISFVKNTFTQYLKDKLEVVEVQGPILSKVGDGMQDNLSGIEHPVSVKVLQIPDETYEVVHSLAKWKRHTLARFGFGEGEGLFVHMKALRPDEDSLDATHSVYVDQWDWEKVIPNGQRNLAYLKETVEKIYKAIRLTELAVEARYDIESILPKQITFIHTEELVERYPDLTPKERENAICKEFGAVFLIGIGGELSDGKPHDGRAPDYDDWTTESENGYHGLNGDILVWNDNLGAAFELSSMGIRVDEDTLRRQVAITGDEDRLTLEWHKALLNGLFPLTIGGGIGQSRMAMFLLRKKHIGEVQTSVWPREVRDTYENIL